In Bosea sp. PAMC 26642, the DNA window GCGACCGCTCGCATGGGCGCCCAGACAGCGCGTCGCATGGAAACGCAGAGCCGCTCACTGAGCCGTATGCAGAGCATCGGTGGCGGCATCGGTGGCCGGATCGGATATGGCGCGGGCGGAACGCTGGCCGCCGGCGCGGTCGTCATGAAGGCCGCCACCAGCGCCCTGTCACTTGAAAAGGCGATGTTCGGCGTCAGAAAGGCGACGGATGAAACTGGGGACGGGCTGAAGGCCTACGAGACCAAGGTGCTCGATCTCGCGCGCAGCTCGGGCAAAGCGAAAGAAGAAGTTGCCGGGATTTTGGCCGGCGCCGCCTTCGCCGGCCGCCCAAAGCAGGAGCTTATGCAGTTCACGGATTATGCCATCGCGGCCACTGGCGCATGGGGAACATCCGCTGCAGAAACTGGCCAGGCGCTCGCCGAACTCGGCAACATCTATCAGGCGAACCAAAAGCGCATCGAGGAAATTGGCGACGCCATCAACACCGTTGCCGACAGCAGCGCTTCGAAGGAGACCGATCTGCTCGACTTTCTCCGCCGCACCGGCGGCACCGGCAAGATGCTCGGAATCTCGGCAGAGAACATGCTCGCGCTGGGCGCGTCGCTGAAGGAAATCGGCGTCCAGAGCGAGGTCGCGGCGACTGGCGTCAACGCCCTCATGACCAAGATCAGCGTCCCCGACGATGGCTTTGACGACGGACTGAAAGCGGCCGGACTGGACGCCAAGAAATTCCGCAAGGCGGTCGAGAAAGACGCGACCGGCGCCATCCTCACGTTGCTGAAGGCTCTCGATAAGCTCCAGGGCACCAAGAAGATGGCCGTGCTGAAGGATCTCTTTGGCCTCGAATATGCCGATGACATCGGCCGCCTCACCGGCAGCGTTGGGCGCCTCAACGAACTACTGACCATCGCCGCGGACAAGAAGCGCGTGCTGGGCTCGGTGCGGGGTCAGGCCGCCATCCTGACGGAGCAGGACTTCAACCGGCTAGATCGGGCCAACCAAGCTATCGATGTGCTGATGGCCCGCATCGGCGGTGGCTTCAAGATCGCGGCCGGCGAAAGCGCGGCTTGGGTGAATCGGCTTGTCGATGATTTCGAGCGGGCCGGAACGGCAGCCGACAAGCTCCTCTCGGTCGTAAAAAACATCGACTCCGCGCTCGGCACCATCGTTCCCAAGAGCAAAGGCAACTCGGTCAAGGATGCCATCAAGGGGTTCGGCGACATCGTAGGTGGCAAGAACGAGGCGCCGGTCGATGCCGACGAATGGCGAGAGGTCAAATCGGAGATCGGCGCGCTCGAAAAGCAGATCGCAGATATCGAGAGCCGCGTGCATCCCTCGCGTCGCGGTGAATTCAATGCCGAGACCGACGCGCTCATGAAGCGCAAGGGCGCACTGCAAAACCGGATCCTCAACTTCGCCAAGGCGATCCCTATTCCGGATGCGCCGTCCTACCTCACGGGCCTCGATCCCTATCTGGTCGATCCCAGGCGCCCGGCCGACGCCCGTGATCGCATGGACGACAGGATCAGGCAGAGCCAGGTCAAGACAGTGAAGAACGCCAAGCTGCCGCCCGCTCGTCCGGCCGGGATCGGCGGCACCATCATGGCGCCGGTTCAGGGCCTTGATAGCGATAGCGCCACCGCCTCACTGAAGTCTGCCACCGAAGCACTCGACCGGGCCATCAACCGGGAGATGAAGGCGCCGTTCCCACCATCGCGCCCGGCCGACATCACGGCCAAGGTCGTCGATCCCGTGAAGGTCGACGTCACCGGCACGGTCGGTATGGACCCGAGCAGCAAGGCACTGATCGAGGTTCGTGTGAAAGCCGAGGGCGTCACCGTCACCGGCATGACAGCGTCAGACTCCGGTAACGTGCGGGCTTCCGTCGGCGCCAGCATGGGCCACCTGGTGAACCGATGAGCCAGCCCAGCCCCACCCCCCACTTTAGGGACCGTGTTGGCCTGCGATGGGCGGCACGGACGCAAGCCCCCGGCATATGGCTAGGTCCAGTATTGCAAAAACGCATTTCGCTTGTCCGGTCGGAGGCCGCATGTCTGTGAAATTGCAAGGAATTCGGGTCTCGCAGCGAGAACTGGCGGGCCTTCTGGGTTTGTCGGTTGCCACGATCCGGGATTGGCAGCGCAAGGGCTGCCCCGTGCTTGATCGCGGCAAAAACGGGCACTCGCACGCCTATGACAGCGCGGCGGTCATCAACTGGCGTCTCGATCGGGTCGCGAGGGCCGCGCAGGGCGATAATGACGCTCGCGAGATGGAGCATCTGCGAACCCGCAGCACGGCAGCAATAGCCAGCCGCATGGAGATGGATCTTGCTGCACGATCAGCGGAGCTGGCCCCGATCGACGAAGCCGCTGCAGCAGTGGCGAAGGAATACGGGATCGTTCGCGCCGCCTTCCGGACGATCCCGGATGTCGCGCCGCTCCTGGCCGGCAAGCAGGCGCCAGAAATCCAGGAGCTGCTTGCCGACAAGGTCAACGCGGTGCTGACGGAGTTGTCGGCGGAGGCGCCGCAATGACCGCCGTCCAGATCATCGGCATGGAGATCGTCGAGCAGCCCAAGCCGAATGCCGGCGGTTCGATCGTACTGGCCAAGTTCAATTGCACCGCTCGCGGCTTCACGATGATCGGCTGCGCGTTGGTGATATCGACGCAGCGTGACCGTCGCAAAATCTGGCCGCCCAAGGGTGTCGGGCAACCCGGAAGCCGATCCGGCTCGATCAGGATCGATGATCAGGCGCTGCTAAAGGCAATGCTCGACGCAGCACGATCAACCTATCGCGAACTGAGGCCCACCATCGAAAGGAATGCAGCATGACGAAACGATCCCCGGCCGCGCAGGCGGCCTACGAGGAAGGCTTCGCCGCCGAGACGAACCGCATACGGGACATCCTCGCGGAAGGCGGGACGGTGGGAAACAGTACGTTGGCCGAGTATCTCGCCTTCGATACCCGGATGTCGCCCGACGAGGCCAAGGCCATTCTTGAGGTCTCGATCGTGTCCAAGGAAACCGGCAAGATGGAGCGTGGTCGGCCGGACGCCGAGGCCTACGCCAAGCGCCGTGCCGCCGACAGCGTGATCGGAACGCGTGAGGCGGCCGAGCGCAGCGTCGCTGCCATTCTGCAGGAGTCCGGCAGCGATCGCAGAACCGCGTCCGCCGCTGCCATCGCCCAAGGCTGGAAGAAAGCCACCGCGTGCATCAACGTTGGCAACGGCTTCGTTGAGGACAAGGAGCCGGCTGCCGGCCCGACATCGCCGACGACCGCCGCCAAAGGGTGGAAAGCCGCGACAGCCCGCGCGAACGCTTCGCTCGACTGATGCGTCCTGCAGTTGGCCTGGCGCTGCTGCTAGCCTCGCTGGGCCTCATTGTCGGCGTCATCGTTCGATAGACGGCATTGGTCTCCAAACCCCGCTCGCGACCACGGATGTACTGGCGCGAGCGGTGGCCGGTTGGAGTATTCGGCACCTCGCTGCAGACAGCCTGATCAGGGATGTGCTGCCGATCCTGAGCAGGCGAGCAACTTACTCCCGCTGGACGTCTATAACCTCCCCGTCGCGCCTGATGATCACGCGCATATCGTCGCCATTCACGTCGATGCCAACGACTACCCAGCCTCGCCGGCCCTGACGCACGCGTTCGACACGTTCCAATCCTTCGCGCCTGGCAATGCGGACAGCGTCGAACTCAGAGATACCTTCCTCTTCAAATCGTGGCGGAGGACGGTCGGGAAACTCGATGATCGGCTCAGGAGGGTTGACCCGTAGCCCATTCGGTCCGAGCTCGATCGTCTGCGCATTGGCTAAGGTCAGCGGCGAGAACGCAATCGCCGTCGCCACCGCAATTAAAACTCTTCGAATCATAGACGTCCTCCCGAGTTGTTGCGGGAACCATGGCGCCGATTGTGGCGGAATTCTCGCTGTCTAAACGGGCTCGACGGCTGACACTCGGTGCGGAACCTGGCTCAGAACAGCGCCGTAGGGGCGAAATGCGCAACCGCCATCAGTGCGAGCCCAAGCACGCCAAGCCCTGCGCCGGTGAAGGCGAGCATGGTCACGCCGGTGATGATTGCAGCCGACGAGACCACAATCGCGATTTGAAACAGGCCGGAGACGACATCGTATTTGTCATCGCGCGCTGAGGAGATGTCGCGTTGGGCCTCGGCCGCCTTGGCACGGACCATCAGCTCCTTGCGCCCCTCGTTCGTCTCAGGCTCGCTCTCGTAGCGCGCCACGGTCGATTGCCAGGAGGCAATGCGCTTCTGCATGCGATCACGGCTCGCAGCGTCGGTCACCCCTGCCAGATCGACCTCCATCGCCTCCGCCGCCGTACGAAGCGTTGTGCCGCGGATCGTCTTGGCCTGGAAGAACGCCCAGAGGTTCGAGGCCTCGACATTCTTGGCGAGCGCATCCTGCTCGGCATTCTTGCCGCCGATCTCGGAGAAAGCGAGAGCCAGCGCCAAGACGGCGATCAGCAGGCCGATGCGCTTGTTTTTGCCGTCCGTGGCTTCGGGAATATGCGCCATAATTTGATTTCGTTCCTAATGTGTGCTGCAGGGCATGGCTTTGTTGCCCGGTGAAAGCAATCGGTTTGGTCAACGGCTTCGACGCAGCGTTACGGAGGACCGGCAGGATGCTGCGCTTTCATCCCATGGAGCGTAGAGCCGCCACCGGCGGAGGGCACCAGGCCTCCGCCGGTGGCGACTGCTCGAAGCACGTCAACGCGTTCGTCTCGCCCTCGGCATGGTATCAGATGCGTCTGCCGCGATGGTCGTTCTACGCATGAGACCGTTCAACTGCTGGCATAACAGGCGTCCCGAGACCTGTTGTGCGTCATAACCCTCGACCCTTAACTGCTGTTTGATCTGGTCTAATTTCCAGCATGCGCCCGACCTGGCGATTTCAAAGGCGCGTTCGACTGAAGTTTTGCCCTGATCCATGGTGCATCACACTTTGCGGATGATGTGGACAGCATTGCCGATCACGTCGGCGGGGCGCTTTTCGCCTTTGGTGCTTTTAAGCATCGTCGCCTGCCTCCCTCGCGTCACGGCAACTGCTTCAAGCGCTCGTGTTCAAACTTGCCGCGCAGTCGTCAACCTCGGCGGAAAAACCCTCTGCGCGCAATTGGTCTCGGACGCTGTCGGCGCTAGAAAATTTGCTAGATTTGGCTAATTCCATTGCTCGCTGAAATGCTTCATCCTTGCGGTCTCTCGGCATCGTTGCCCCCATGCTTGCCGGTTAACATAGCATGGGTTCCGGCCACGGTGTTGCGGGCGTGAAACGCTCTGAATCTCAAAATCAGAAACTACCCGAACGCCGAAGCGAGTTGCAGTTTGACTTTTATCGACTCTGCCAAACGATGGGCGCGAACGATCAAGCGCGACGTGGTTGCGTTGTGGATAGCCGCGCGCGACCCTCGTGTACCGTTGTTTGCGAAAGTGGCGGCTGGTGCCGTAGCTGCCTATGCACTTAGCCCGATTGATCTAATCCCCGATTTCATTCCGGTGCTCGGCTACCTCGACGACCTTCTGATCGTGCCGCTGGGCATCATGCTAGCGGTCAAGCAGATCCCGCCGGCGCTTATGATCGAGTTCCGAGAGGCCGCGGGTGAGCGCCTTGAGCGTCCGGTCAGTCGTGCGGGCTTAGCATTCGTCGTGATCATATGGGTTGCGGCGGCGATTGGGACGGCGTTCTTGTTTCTTCGCGACAATTAACGCGTCGCTAAGGATGACCCGGACAATTCTTTCTATCGGGGAGCAACAACGAGCTTCGGCGGCAGTTGGCTAACTGTCCCAGTCGAAAGTATCGCAATGACCAAGCTCGTTCTGATCGTCGAAGATGAAACCATCGTCCGCATGAACGCCGTCGCGATCGCCGAGGACGCAGGCTACAACGTTGTCGAGGCAACGAACGCCGACGACGCTATGGCGCTCATGGAATCTCGCCCGGGCATCGCGGCCGTCTTCTCCGACATCGAGATGCCGGGATCGATGGATGGCCTGAAGCTGATCCACGCCATCCGCAGGCGCTGGCCACCGGCGGTCCTGATTCTAGCATCTGGCCGCATCATGCCGCACATCGAGGACATGCCGCGGGATACCGCCTTCCTCAGGAAGCCGTATGCGGAACGAGATCTCCTTAAAGCGTTGGAAGCGGCCGCCTAGACAACGCTTCAGAGACAGCCGCCACGATCCTCTGGCCTGGCGCCGGCTTCTCCAGCCACCCGCCCCTAAGGAATACGGGATCGATCGTGTCCTCGGTCGGCTCGCTTCCCGAGAACACCACGAATGGGACGCCGAGGTCGTAGAGGCGCTGCGCAACGTGCTCGCACGATCCATCATGAAGATCGATGTCGAGAAGCGCGACGTCGGGGCGGTCAGCCTGCAGCCATTCGATTGCACTGGCGCATGTCGACAGGATGCCGACGATCTCGAACCCGGCGTCGACCAAAATACCTTCGACGTCCAGTGCGATGATCGTCTCGTCTTCGAGGATGAGCACCCTCGACCGGGGCTGCATCGATTGCATTTGCTGGGTTCCAAATCGCCTGTCACGGCTATGGCCGTCTAATCCGCTAAGATAGTCACGTTATCTCAGGAGAGTCGATGTGGGCCATGCGGGCGAAGGTCTGCGACGCGGTGATCCGCCAGTGCCGCTTGAAACATCCTCTGGGACCTGCGTGGTGGCCCGGCGCGCTCGTTCCCGCGTCCGGAGGGCTCGATGCCCCGCTACTTCTTCGACACCGACAACGGCTCCGAACCAGTGATCGATCTGGCCGGTCGAGACCTACCGGACGACGCAGCCGCTCGCTGGCACGGCCTGGACACCCTGCCGGACATGGCTCGCGACAAGATCGCGGAGGGCGACCATCGCACCTTCGGCGTCGTCATCAGCAACGCTCAGCGCGTCGTCATCTACAGCGCCACGATCGCGCTCATGGGCGGCTGGAAGAACGGTTACGAACAACCCCCGAAATGGAATCCTCGACCGCCGGTCCCCTTCTTGTTGATGAAGCCCAAGGTGGCATCTTAGGCGCGCGAGCCGATGCTAGCCGCCGAGGTGAACGATGAGCGCCGCGGCCTCTGTCACAAGAGGTTAAATGGTTTCAGTCGGCAATCGCGCGAAGCGCCCTGTCCATGCTGAAGACTGAAGTGGATCCGGAGCCAGTGATAATAGCGTACGCCTTGGTCGGCGCGTAGGGCCCTGCCGGGCGTTCCTTATTATCCCAGGTCACGGTCACATCGACGGCATCTTCGGCTGGCCATCCCGTCACTGCGCAGTAGCGCTCGTACACATCGATCGCATCAGATTTGTGGGGCTCAGGAAGCCGTGCTTCGAGATGCGTTTTTTCCCTAAGACCACAAAAGTGCGCCTTGGCGGCCGTTATTGATTTGAAATGTCGGCCGCTTCGCAGCGTCACCTGTTTTGGCATTGTACTTCCGCGATCCGACGGTTTGGAGCGGGCGTAAGGGATCGAACCTTCGTCTTCAGCTTGGAAGCTGCTGCTCTGCCATTGAGCTACACCCGCGTCGTCAACAAAAAGGGACGATGACAAGGGTGACGTCAAGCTGATTGGAGATGCATGCCTAATTGCTGGAACCACGCTCTCGTCGCAAGCGCCTCAGCGCCAAGGGTGGGAACTTCCTAGTCAATTTCGAAAACCAGGTCAGATGGCGCCGGCGGTTTGGGAATTGGTGGCGCCGTTCGCCAGTGAGTCGGACGCCACATCAGGGCCACCTTGCCATCCTCGTGTACCCAAGCAGCGGTTTCCCAGATTTGCCCGGCGGGGCGATAGCGCGCGCGGGCGAGCATAGTGCCGTCTGTAACCTCGACGACGTCGCTGACGTCTTTTCTGACTTGCGGCACGCCCATGCTCCATATCGCTGTCATCGCCGCTCTCCAATGGACCTGACGAACCTGACCCTGCGTTATGCCATGCCTTGCAATGCGTCCAATCTTTCCTGTGCAGTGCGCGAGGAAGGTTCCAGGATGGAATCGAAATCCGTGATCGCTATCGCCGCGGGGTGTCTGTGCCATGTCGGAAGTTTTCGCCCGAAACCCCTCGGTGGACTGACAGTCGATCCACCGAGCTTGGACGTTGCCCGAATCGACCGGCCTAATCATTCTCCAAAGACGCTGCGGCGGGCCTGAACCCCAGGGTCTCGCGGAATAGTCGCCGGCGGAGAGAGGCCTCCGCCGGCGGCGCTTTTCCTGGGAACTTGATGGAATCCAGAAAGTTGTGCGTTGGCGACGGAAGCCGACCACCTAAAGGACGACTACCTATGGCCGAATCGACTTTGCCTAACTCGCCGCCCGCGCGGATGCACAAGCGGATGTGGGCAGGCCTCGCGTTTGTCCTGATATTGCTCGCTCTTTCCGGCTCGAACGAATTCTCAGATCTACCCGTCGACTGATTGCCGCTTGTAGCGCCATGTCGACGTCAATCATCCTATGGGGCCTGTGCCTAGCTGTCATCCTCGGCGGCATTGCCTGGATCTCCATCGCGCCGCACTGGTAGGGCCACCATAGCGCTCCGGCTCCCCCGCCGGGACGTTCCCATGTCCGCCCTCAGAGGTCATCGCGATCAATTGGAAGGCCGGGAATTCTGCGGCAGCCCGACGAGCTCGAGATGTGGATGACGGCGCATTGGGAACAAGCTTCAGCCCATCAGCGTCCTTTGCGCGACGGCGCCCTCGGTTGCGCGCGGTGTGAAATTGGATGGAGCTGGAAATGGCTGATGCAGTCGACAACCTCGAAGACCGGATCGCGATGGCACGCCGCAACATCGAAGACCTGACGGCGCAGGCTACCGGAGCGTCGGGCGCCGCGGCAGAGGAAAGCATCGCCGCCAGGCTCAACGAGCAGCAGGACCGGTTGAATGCGCTTCTTAAGCAGCAGGAGATCCAAGAGCGCGACGGCGCGGCCTAAGGACAAGCGAGAGCTCGGGAGCAACCATGTCCGATCAAAGCGATCCCAACGCACCCCTTCCTGATGTGTCGCCCGAGGATGCGGCTACCGAGCTGGTTGACGAGTATCAGGAGGCGGCGATCGACTATTGCGCTGACGGCGTTCGGGAGGCGAAGGCGGCTGATAATGACGTCGCCATGTATCACTGGCTCAGGGTGACCCGGGAGGTCGTGCGGAGGCTGATCGCGCAGCGCGAGGAGCTCGGTGGCTGAATGATCGAATCTTGCCCGATATCGCCCGTTCGCCCTTAGGGGTTAGGAACGCGCTCTAGGTATTCGCACGACATCATCCTGCTTGAGCCGCACTAGCCAGCGCGCGTACTCAGCCTGAGCATGCTTGACAGCTCTCTCTCGGAGAAAATCCTTGTACCCTTGGAAGACAGGATAGTCGCTCATCACCATGAGACTGTCGAACTTCTGTTCAAGCTGCCCCATCGTGAGCTGCCGCCCGCGGAGGGCCGCAGATTCAACGAAAAGCAAAAACTGCTCGCACAAGATGTGCAGCCGGTACAGCTCTTCCCCGTCGAGATAGTTCTTACCGATCTTGGCCTCGTCGATGGTCGGCCGGTTACCTTCGAACGCCTGTATGCCCATGTTCGGCTCGGTGTGCTTCGCGCGATCGAGGATGATCTGAGAAGCTGTCTTGCCAGTCACGGCAAAATGGAACTTGTCCTGCAGACGCGCATAGAACGAACGGCAGGCAGGCGATTGCGCGTCATAGTCGCTCGACCCAACTTTGAAGCAATCGCGCACCGACGCGTAAATGTTTTTCTCATCTGCCCGGAGGGCCCGCACATCGGCTGCGAGCTTTGCTAGGTTGTGCGGAGCGTCTTTGAGGCGGCGTTCATTCAGCGCGTAGCCATCGACGATATAGGACCGCAGGGTGGCTGTTGCCCACTGGCGGAACTTTGTGGCTTTCGGCCCGCTGACCCGGTATCCGACGGACAGGATCATATCGAGATTGTAGTGCGTGACGTCGTAACTCTTACCGTCGGCGGCAGTCTGTCGGAAAACCTGACTAACTGACGCTTCCACCAGTTCGCCTTCTGAAAATATGTTCTGGACATGGCCGACGATCGTCGGGCGAGATTTTTCGTACAGATCGGCAATCTGCTGTTGGGTGGCCCAAACCGTTTCCGCAGTCAGATCGATATTGAACTGGATGCTTTGGTCACCAAGGCGGAACTGCACCAGTTCCATCTCCAACTGATAAGCGGCGGCATTTGCCGCAGATGCGGCGTCTTTGACGGGCGTCTTCATGTCAACCTCGCTCGATTCGCGCAATCGTGACGCACCGTCACTATCGCGTCCAGTGCGGCATGGGTGTCCACAACCTCAGATGTGGAAAACCTGAACGAAAAGGGATCAGACCGCTCCGCGACACCGTCGCGTGCGGCCTGAAATTCAACCTCTGGCCGGACCGGGAAGAGAGGCGACCACTCCCTTCCTGCCGCGGCCGGCTTAGTCCCCGTCGTCAACAGCACTTCAAACGCAAATGCTATTTCGTTCCCGTCTTGGTCTTGGCATGGCCACTAAGCGGGTCGGTTAGCGAGGGGCAGCTGGGCGAGGCGCTAGTCTGAGATTCGCCGGTCGCGGCGGTGGCAGAGGCGCCATGATTGTCTCGATAACTGGCGCAGGGGGTGGAACGACTGGTTCGATCGGGACTACGCGTGGTGGCGTCGATGGCGGCAATGGTGGCTGTTGAGGAGTGGGGACCACCGGCGCCGGAGCAGTGACCGGTGTCTTGGTCTCTAGCGCGAGCGACAGCAGATATAAAATCACGCCGGCGATTGCAGCAACAATGATGGCGATGCCCAAGTAGATCCGCCAAGCGGAGAAGGCCCGTGGTGCAAGCTGCGGTTCGTCAATCATTCAAGGCCGCATCTTCTCTTGCGCTCGGCCGATCACAGCCGGCTCGTCAGTTAGGGCACAGCGGCGCTCGGCCTTTTCATCGCGGGTGGCGGCGAAAGGCGCCGTGATCATTTGACCAGCGGGTATAGGCCGATGGCAATGCCGGCAATTCCCAGGAACAGCGACCAGATCGCAATCCACGCTGGGATGTGAACAGCCGGATCCGCGTTCCCCAGGTACCAACGGAGTTTGCCCAGCAGCCCTGCGCGCTCAATTATCAACTCGATCTTCTGCCCTTTGGAAACGCCGAGTTCGGCTCTCACATCGTAATCCATCAGGATCAAGTTTTGATCGAGCTCATGCCCGAGCACTGAAGCGAGAACAGACTTGCCGGATGCCGCGGTCAGAACAACGATGCCATGACGGCTGCTGCCGGAGCGCTTCTTATAATGCACCCTGACGCGCCTGCGTCCGA includes these proteins:
- a CDS encoding response regulator, translated to MTKLVLIVEDETIVRMNAVAIAEDAGYNVVEATNADDAMALMESRPGIAAVFSDIEMPGSMDGLKLIHAIRRRWPPAVLILASGRIMPHIEDMPRDTAFLRKPYAERDLLKALEAAA
- a CDS encoding phage tail tape measure protein: MVDMRARAVISAEDRTQGVFEKIARRMGLISKAAAQTSYATARMGAQTARRMETQSRSLSRMQSIGGGIGGRIGYGAGGTLAAGAVVMKAATSALSLEKAMFGVRKATDETGDGLKAYETKVLDLARSSGKAKEEVAGILAGAAFAGRPKQELMQFTDYAIAATGAWGTSAAETGQALAELGNIYQANQKRIEEIGDAINTVADSSASKETDLLDFLRRTGGTGKMLGISAENMLALGASLKEIGVQSEVAATGVNALMTKISVPDDGFDDGLKAAGLDAKKFRKAVEKDATGAILTLLKALDKLQGTKKMAVLKDLFGLEYADDIGRLTGSVGRLNELLTIAADKKRVLGSVRGQAAILTEQDFNRLDRANQAIDVLMARIGGGFKIAAGESAAWVNRLVDDFERAGTAADKLLSVVKNIDSALGTIVPKSKGNSVKDAIKGFGDIVGGKNEAPVDADEWREVKSEIGALEKQIADIESRVHPSRRGEFNAETDALMKRKGALQNRILNFAKAIPIPDAPSYLTGLDPYLVDPRRPADARDRMDDRIRQSQVKTVKNAKLPPARPAGIGGTIMAPVQGLDSDSATASLKSATEALDRAINREMKAPFPPSRPADITAKVVDPVKVDVTGTVGMDPSSKALIEVRVKAEGVTVTGMTASDSGNVRASVGASMGHLVNR
- the rhuM gene encoding RhuM family protein; its protein translation is MKTPVKDAASAANAAAYQLEMELVQFRLGDQSIQFNIDLTAETVWATQQQIADLYEKSRPTIVGHVQNIFSEGELVEASVSQVFRQTAADGKSYDVTHYNLDMILSVGYRVSGPKATKFRQWATATLRSYIVDGYALNERRLKDAPHNLAKLAADVRALRADEKNIYASVRDCFKVGSSDYDAQSPACRSFYARLQDKFHFAVTGKTASQIILDRAKHTEPNMGIQAFEGNRPTIDEAKIGKNYLDGEELYRLHILCEQFLLFVESAALRGRQLTMGQLEQKFDSLMVMSDYPVFQGYKDFLRERAVKHAQAEYARWLVRLKQDDVVRIPRARS
- a CDS encoding DUF4337 domain-containing protein, which encodes MAHIPEATDGKNKRIGLLIAVLALALAFSEIGGKNAEQDALAKNVEASNLWAFFQAKTIRGTTLRTAAEAMEVDLAGVTDAASRDRMQKRIASWQSTVARYESEPETNEGRKELMVRAKAAEAQRDISSARDDKYDVVSGLFQIAIVVSSAAIITGVTMLAFTGAGLGVLGLALMAVAHFAPTALF
- a CDS encoding terminase small subunit yields the protein MGGTDASPRHMARSSIAKTHFACPVGGRMSVKLQGIRVSQRELAGLLGLSVATIRDWQRKGCPVLDRGKNGHSHAYDSAAVINWRLDRVARAAQGDNDAREMEHLRTRSTAAIASRMEMDLAARSAELAPIDEAAAAVAKEYGIVRAAFRTIPDVAPLLAGKQAPEIQELLADKVNAVLTELSAEAPQ
- a CDS encoding DUF6894 family protein, with product MPRYFFDTDNGSEPVIDLAGRDLPDDAAARWHGLDTLPDMARDKIAEGDHRTFGVVISNAQRVVIYSATIALMGGWKNGYEQPPKWNPRPPVPFLLMKPKVAS
- a CDS encoding YkvA family protein, producing MTFIDSAKRWARTIKRDVVALWIAARDPRVPLFAKVAAGAVAAYALSPIDLIPDFIPVLGYLDDLLIVPLGIMLAVKQIPPALMIEFREAAGERLERPVSRAGLAFVVIIWVAAAIGTAFLFLRDN
- a CDS encoding response regulator, encoding MQSMQPRSRVLILEDETIIALDVEGILVDAGFEIVGILSTCASAIEWLQADRPDVALLDIDLHDGSCEHVAQRLYDLGVPFVVFSGSEPTEDTIDPVFLRGGWLEKPAPGQRIVAAVSEALSRRPLPTL